Below is a genomic region from Cloeon dipterum chromosome 2, ieCloDipt1.1, whole genome shotgun sequence.
tttatatttttagctctAAGATAACGGCTGAGATATTCAGGGCAAAAGGGTagaaaagcgaaaaaaatcgacGCTCCcgttggaaattaaaaacttaaattttaaatggtaaaaaatgtatttcagcTGTGATTACCACACTATACTCCTCCCATGGACAATCAGCGACTGCAAAccgagtttgaaaaatttctggcCCATAACCGAATTACGGCgaagttttgaaaattcggATTTTGCACCGACGGCAAAGAGGGCCGTCGCAAGTGGGCGCGTGGGCGCCGCCGAGCCCCTgggcaatttattttgtattctgTGATCCGATCATTACGCACAAGTCGAAAGAGGCATTTATCTCGAGTTGCAGCTATTTTTCTAtcctaaaatatattttttttgcggatttttcgattttgcaCACGCGAAGTGCGtgcaatgacaaaaaattggttttaattttgttaaaattcgaccgTTTGTGCTATCGTCCATCACGAGCACTCATTCGACAGGTCTTAAAGAGGGCTTTGATTTGGCTTGCCCaaacgacctttctcagggtaccccgacctgagatccttcGCAAGGccggtttttaatgttttttaagcATATTTGACGGTGCTCGGCTTCGATTTTTCACCCTCGCCACAAGCGACCTTCATCAGGTCGCGCAACCTGGCGAATGTTATTACGCGGTTTTGCTAGCGCCGGATTTCGCACTCGCGGAGCTGTGCAGCGTGCACACCAGGTTCAGAGTCTTCCCCTTGAAACATCTTGCTGATCCTCGCCGCCCGCCCTACCTTGGCAACCGTTTTCAGGGTGGCCAACCTTTAGTACGGTTCTAGAGGGGTTTTGGCAGTTTTTAGGTTGAGCCGAGACACGCCACTGTCGAGGGCGAGAGAGCATCCAAATTTgcgctttttgttttgataactCGTCGGAAATGACAAACCGCATCATTTCACGTGATGTTTTTTTGGGTCGCAAAAGGAGTGGCTGGCCGGACGTTTTTAGTTATAGAAAACATCCTGTTTAAAAAACATGTTAATTGGCTGGAGTTTCCAGCCCTGAGATAAGTGTTGCGAAAAAATTAGTTCAGCctatttaagattttcataTCAGGGCGATATTTAACTTTGGATTTGCCCGTTTTTGGTATTAATTAGTGGGTCTCGGCACTTCGAAACTCGCGATTCGGCGATTTTCTAACCGAGTCGAAGCTAAGGAAGCAAAACCGCGCTCAGAGGACCGGAGATGTAAATTCAGATACGATTACATATCTAACCTCTTTTAATTGACGAACAATGTTGCGAAACCGAGTTTGAAAATTGTCTGGCCTGTACGTGAATTATaacgatatttaaaaataggtttttcCCTCGGCGCAGCATTTTGCGCCTGCCATTCAggctcattaaaaaaaaactcatgtGTTTTGTGTccttataaatttaagttgcAATTCCAATTTCCTGCAAgaggcaggattgagtctgaaatggCAGCGGAATTAAGTGCCTTAgaactaaatttattacaataaaGTATGTGATGCGGTACCATCTGTGCGTGGCGTGATTTTATGTATCTgttcttaaatattattactttggcaagaataaaaacaaaatataaacgtAGGAATGGCCACGCCCTTTTGATTTCGCGgtcaaaaattgttcaatCAATATTCTTCCTAACTGATAAATCtctaaaaatctttatttaaaaaactattgaatgataataaaaaattcagggctgaaataaataaaattttaatttgaacagctgatttttttaatttttaacacaaatcaAAAGCATAGATGCGAGATTTGCAATAGTAGAGACCAAAACGAAAGGTGTTCTTTACCttaaatgcagcaaaaatggCCCCCAGGTGTTAGCTGAGCCAAGAGACCAAGACACTGCCGAGTCGAGGGTGAGAGAGCGTCTAAATTGCGCTTTTACTTTTGTTCGCTCCTCGGGTTGGAGGTCGGAAATGACGTAATTTCGcgtgatatttttttgagtCGCAAAAGAAGTGCTTGGTCTTTGCTTGGTTTTTTGTTAGAAAACATCCTGTTTAAAAAACACGTAAAATGACTGTTTTGTATAGTTCTGGGTTATCCCTTACCGCAACAAATACAACTGCGGCGGGAAGCGAGAAATCAATTCAAAgggagaaatatttatttaattatatgaattGGATCGCTAATACCTTTTACAATTCGAGTAATCAATTTACGAGAAGACTTGGattcaataataaaagcgAGAGGCGGTGCAATggctgttaaaatatttttaagaaaatcaagaATTGTACGTGGCTCAGTCTTTTCTTTAGTTCATTGCGATGCTTATCATTTGGATTGTAATATTATACAGACCGATAAAATACAAAGGaagaacaataaattaaatgtacacACTTCTACAGGTTATAATCAAAGCAAAGTAGTGCGATGGAGAGCGTTTGATAACAAAACTCATTGCGgtttttccttgtttgtgGCGAATGCAGTGCTCGGacgaatacaaaaaaaaatatctcttcATTTTCcggttatttaaattatattaatttggctAACAGAGATGGTTTCGTAAACAtaataattctttattttaaatgtagagttatgaattttaattagctaaaTTGGCtaatatagaaaataaaaaattcaattatttccgaACGGGAACCAATAAAGCGTTCTTACCTGTTTCATCGCATGCGTAGGTCCAACGCCGGTCTGCAAACCgagtttgagatttttcgtacccatagaaaaattaaaattagttttttttattttttcttaagcgaaaaaatggtattgtttttattaaaattgggcCGCTCCTCCGATCAtcaaccacgacccctcatcggacagtTCTTGGATGGTGCTTTGACCTGCGGTACcataacgacctttttcagggtaccccaacCTGAATTACACcggttttttatgctttttaagtaattttgagcaaattttgcgGAAATTTATGGACGATTTTTCAGCCTAAAATGACACTGaacttcctcaggtcacgcaACCTGAGGATGCCGTcgcatatttttgtttgtgcaaTGCTCATCTCTCGCGGAGAGCTGCGACGTTCTTTTAGCCCGCTCGCGAGCAAACCACTGTCGGCTTGTGACGCGCGACACCAGAGTTGCTGACAATGTACGAGACTGGCTCGACAGAAGCGCAGAGAAAATTGCATAACCAGAGGAAATATACAgagcatttaatttcagcttggccatctatttaaaaattgatttttaaacaaattgaaacgcAAAATTATTAGAATGACTGTCTAATGCACAGCAATGTCAAGCtggctgtttaattttaactttcaaactTAATGAAAGCATGAAATTACCGTAATTACtatattaaataaagagaaaaaattgccactttgtttacaaaattttattttgataatgcTCATTCtttccgagaaaattggcaatttttttcaagaagacATGGCATAAAgctcaagaaattaattattgaaagggattttttaacatttccatcatctcaagatttaaaaaaggattagataagaaaaaccaacacagttttattaaatagggAATAATGCAagacatacatatttttatttaccttgaAGTATTCTTACAAATAAAAGATTATTCTGTTAAAAAAGACGATAAACTAATATAAAGCGCTACAACCATCTCTacgatattttaaaagaattattaattaaaatgaaacagaatttattttataatagtCTCAGTAGAAGACTGTCTGTTGTCCAGGAGAGCGAGGTTGTCCATCGAAATGTGGCTCATCCTCAGGGTCAGCCACGCGATGGCAAATCTGCAAAAGGATCAGATAAGAGAAAGAGATTAGACTTCGTTATTGGCGGTGTTTGGTCCAAAAATATGATTGAGATTCATAAAGAAGACAATATTTGCTTAGGCCTGTCATAGGTAGTTTTATTCACCTTTGGACGTGCCGAATTGATACGATCTGGCGCCGACTGCAGCCTTGAGTAGTTTGTGCTTAGGCTTAGTCCAATCCTCAGTTGCATTTCTCTCCGTCACCCATAAATTGCGGTTCGcgtccaaggcaaaagtaaatggaAGAACTGCACGCAGAACTCCGACCTAAAAAAGTGCAATGATTTGATAATGTTAGAATATGACAAAGCTTAAATTGTCGGGAATAAAAGGagacttttaatatttaacttttaaattgtgtgACAGCAGATCTGTCTTGGGTTGCAACAATTTGTGCGGGAAGGCTACAATTATCATgttaaaaaacttaatatttttattaattagaaatttgtaactgaaattttgattgttgcGGCAATTTTGATTGTTCAGCATTACCTCGTGAAATCGCTGTTCACGAAAGGGCTCCGAAGTATTCCATTTGGAGAGGTAATTCTGGTACCAAAAGGCAGCATACAAGACATTAGCGCTGTCGATTAACATTCTGTTGGGTTCCTCATTCCATTTGCCGATTAATTTGACAGAATTAGCGCTTATTCCGCCTTCATTCTTCAGCTCAGACACAGACATTGAGTAcagttctttgaattcaaatcTACTTAGATATAACTGTCTCTTGTTAGCAGAGAGGGCCAAGGAATACCACTGTCTGCCTGGTGTTTTAACTGTCCACGATTTGTTCGTTTTACGACTATAAACGACAACGTGCTCTGAAAAATAGTCCGTGATGTACGCAAGATAATCGTCTGTTGTTTTGTCGAGCACGATATTACGCAGGGCCCTTTTTGCATATGAATGAGACACGACTGCGTCCGGGAAGTGGTGAACTCGCTCGGTTGTGTCGTTCTTGAGAAGgttgaaaatccaaaatttgctCGGACAATCCCAGCTACCGTTATCAAGCATCCACAACCGACCATCACGGTCCGTTTCCATTCCTGTGGCCTCCTGAATAGAATCACAGTTGTCTCGTTTCtggcaggaaaaataaatagaatcaAATACCATTCAAGCAGAATTTCCAAATACACGATTAATTctataaaaagttatttcatTATCACCAAAgctttttttctatattttccaACTGTAATTTGGTTCATGCTCATAgaatattattgaaataaaaaaggaaaatcgagTCTTGTGTTTGGTTTagtgaaaaacaataaaaaaaccaaaaaaattatgaattttgagGACTTGTTCGAAATTTTTGAAGTCACACTGTTAAGTAAATTTTCAgctctgatttttaattgagagaCTTACGTGTAAATACAAGGAGGGGAAAGGAGTAAGCTTTGGAGGTGCAGTCGACGAGCCGCTAATTGGCAGCCACACCAACGTGGCGGGAATTGTGGAACCGCCAAGAAGGCTTAGAAACAGCCTTTCTCTGAAAACAGCCATGTATCGAAGAAAAACATTGCCTGGCTTGTATTCATCTTTAATCTGTTCGATTGA
It encodes:
- the LOC135936788 gene encoding protein yellow-like isoform X1, with the protein product MSPLFSAIFLLGLCLANGINFTTVYQWDKFDFVWPSGADPSIEQIKDEYKPGNVFLRYMAVFRERLFLSLLGGSTIPATLVWLPISGSSTAPPKLTPFPSLYLHKRDNCDSIQEATGMETDRDGRLWMLDNGSWDCPSKFWIFNLLKNDTTERVHHFPDAVVSHSYAKRALRNIVLDKTTDDYLAYITDYFSEHVVVYSRKTNKSWTVKTPGRQWYSLALSANKRQLYLSRFEFKELYSMSVSELKNEGGISANSVKLIGKWNEEPNRMLIDSANVLYAAFWYQNYLSKWNTSEPFREQRFHEVGVLRAVLPFTFALDANRNLWVTERNATEDWTKPKHKLLKAAVGARSYQFGTSKDLPSRG
- the LOC135936788 gene encoding protein yellow-like isoform X2; this encodes MSPLFSAIFLLGLCLANGINFTTVYQWDKFDFVWPSGADPSIEQIKDEYKPGNVFLRYMAVFRERLFLSLLGGSTIPATLVWLPISGSSTAPPKLTPFPSLYLHKRDNCDSIQEATGMETDRDGRLWMLDNGSWDCPSKFWIFNLLKNDTTERVHHFPDAVVSHSYAKRALRNIVLDKTTDDYLAYITDYFSEHVVVYSRKTNKSWTVKTPGRQWYSLALSANKRQLYLSRFEFKELYSMSVSELKNEGGISANSVKLIGKWNEEPNRMLIDSANVLYAAFWYQNYLSKWNTSEPFREQRFHEVGVLRAVLPFTFALDANRNLWVTERNATEDWTKPKHKLLKAAVGARSYQFGTSKDLPSRG